The window CTCGACGAATTACCCTATCCCATGCATCGTTTACAATTTCCTCTGTTTTGATGACCTCTGAGCCATTTTTAGTCACCATACTAGTGGAATAAAGTTCGTAGGTAATTTCTGTTACTTCTCCCGTTGCAGAGATAACTTTTTTTGGTCTCTCTTCGGAATCCTCCGTAGTATCGTAATAAAAAATATAACTTTTACCTGAATCAAATCCCTGAAAATGAGGTTTAGATCTTTCAATCTCTCTACCCTTTTCATCAAAAACCAATTCTTCAACTAACAATTGATTGTTATCTGCGGATGATTCCTTTTTGATCTGTTTCCCTTTTAGATTGCTCGTGGTTTTTACCCATATATCCCCTTCCGGAGTATGGGATATATTTTTGACAATAGCATTGGAACCTTCCATGGAATACTCAATGGACTCTAAATGATCTCCATTAACCACGGATTTTTTCTTTCTTCCATATTCATCATAAGAATATTCAACTAGATTTCCATTATGATCTTTTTTTGACAAAACCTGATCGGTTCTCGGGTCATATTCCATTTCCGACTTCTGACCAAGTGCATTGGTTGTTGAGGTTATTTTCGAACGAGTGATGTCATTATAAGTATAGTGAATGGTGCGACCAATAGAGTCGGTCGCCGACAATACATTTCCTAATGAATCATAAGTGTAATATTTGCTGTACCACTGCGAATTTCCAGTAAGTTTACTTTCACTAATGACATCCTTCCCACTATAAGTCCATTTTGAATGCTCTGCTAGCTGGCCTGAAATGGTAATTACTTTTTCTACCATTTGAGCTTTGATATTCAGGGAGGCATTGGACTGATAAGTAATGTTGGTTTGTTTTGTCCTTCCGTTCCAATTTTCTGTGATGGAAATTGGTTCATAACTATATTCACTAGAATATCCATAACTAGAGTTCACTTCATCCTTAAGCATAGAATTCCAATAAGTTTTATTAATCTTGGAATTTAATAAAACCAAACGTGTTTTTGAATGAGGTTGAACCGTTGAATAAAAATTTTCTTCTTCAGAAAGTAAATTCCCATTTCTGTCAGCTGTTGCTTGGTATACAACCATTCCTGTTAAATTAGGATTATGAGAATACTTAGTTGTTTCCACAGTATCCAAAACACCATTAATGTAACTCGATTCGTAAATCATTTCAAAAGATAAGTCTGAATTTGTTTCTAAATCTCCAGGTTTGAATCGAGTATTAAAATAGGAATATTCTTGTTTTTCTATTGGATAACCGAACGCCAGTTGGCTGGAAACAGAACGAACGAGTAAATCTGGTGCAAAATTAGGTAAGGATGTGGAATAATTTGCTCCAGTTTTCACCACTGCCCCAGAAAAATTTTTCTTCCAGTCGTATTGAATTTTTGATTCAGCTCCATCAATATTGTTAGTCAGTCTGACTAGAATGCCTCCAGTAGCTGCCGGAGAATTAGAGACAATTTGTTGCGTAATTAACTCTGGCCCGTATTGGAAATACATATCAGCAATCCCGTCGTAGTTCCTATCCTCAAAGGAAGATTTGTGGATTTGACTGGAAGGCAAAGAAAAAGCAGATTGGTAAGAAAAATTACCGTTTCCATTTCCTTGATAAATATGAAAATTTTGAGTATCAAATTCTTTAATTACAATATCTAAATTTGAATCTTCATTTACGTCAGCTACATCAAAACTGAAATATTTGGAACTATTCGGATCCTGGTGTTCTAAAAATTTGTCTGGTTTAATGACCGTATTGATATAAGTTGATTTAGGGTCGGAAACATCAAATCCATCACCGTGATTAAATAAAACATTCACATAGGAGCTTAATTCATATGCATTTTGAGTTCCATAATCGAATGGGTTTGTATGACTATTTTGATTTGTTAACGTAAGCAAATCTGGAAGTCCATCCCGATTTACATCAACAACCCAGTTTTTTCCAATGGCACCAATGATATGTTTAGGTAGAGGATAAGATTTTTGACTTAACGTGTTAGTTTTTAAATCAAATTTGGTAACAAAAAAAGAATAAGATGCACCGCTTAAATCAACATTCCTTAGATAGGAAATTAAATGGTCAACCTCATTGTTTTGCCGACCCATTAAATCGCTAAGAACAACTTCAAAATATTGTTGGTCTATAAATTCTTTCAATGTTTTGAGTTCGGCTGTGGTAGCAGTGCCTGGTCTGGTCAACAAATCATAATACAATGCACGTCCGTTTGGATGGATTACACTAGCAAATACTCCTTCAATATCATAAATGATACCGATATGGATAACAATTATACTTCCCGCTGCTGCCTGATACTCAGGATAAAAACGTACCACGTCGGCACCTTGATTCACCATATTCACGATCAAATCTTTAAGGAGATTGTTTCTGGCTTCTGCTTGATTCACTTCATCTTTATGACGCATCCTCATTGCAATCAAACTTCCTTGCTCAGGAGGAGGATTTATATTTACTATCTGAACGTGTTCCGGCAACCCATCCCCATCAATATCAGAAAACTGATTCAAACGATGAGCAATGAACGGATTTGTTTCCGTTGTTTCGTGGAGAATACTCATAACCCCACCAAGTGAGAACTGTTTTACTGGCGCAAAACTTCTACCTTGAGAAAGATATACATAAGCCGTATTTGTATCTAAATGAATGAAATCAGCCCTTCCATCACGATTGATATCTACTGCATAATCTCGAGGTTTTAGGTTATTAGTTTGTGTCATATTCTGTGAATATGGCTCAAGATACACATTCGAATACCGGGTTGGGTTTCCTAGACTTACCCCATCAGAATAAGAGACATACAAGACCCCGTCTTCTTCGAAAAGGAAATCGGTTCTGCCATCTCCATCGATATCAGCCAAGTCAAAATATGTATTATATTTCATAGGAAATGTTGGCGAAGCAGAGGTAGAATTATTTTTAAAATCATTTGTTTTTAAGTAAGCCTGATTTAAGTCAGCTCTTCCCAAAATTCTAGTGTATTCTGAAATTCCATCTCCATCAAGGTCGGTTGGCAAGGTGACTTTATTTGGCATTGGCGATCCATGCAAACAATACTCATGAGAGAAGAATGCATAATCTAAACAAAATCCATCCACCCAAGGGTTTGTCTTTGGGTATAAGGCTGACCAGATACAAGATATAAATCCTAGATCGCAAGCAGGTCTATTTTTATTGCCTAACGGAACTCGAGCTATAAATTCCGTATCAGGATAATATTCATTCACATCCACTTTCAACGCATCAAAATTGAAGCTATCTCCAGTTCCACCGGGCATTTTGTTAAGAAACGAAGGACGTATCTTGTTGAATAATTTAGTAATTTTCACCTGTGACTTTGGCGGCTGGCTCGCCTTCATACTAAGATAAGCATAAATCACTTGTTTTGCGAATTGAAGAGTCCGGTTTTCAACATCCGCCTTTGCAGAAAAACCTGAATTTAAAGTCTGACTACTTCCCGAAATTAGTTTTTTATCTATCCCATCGTGACTTGGAGCGTATTCAAATTCTAATGGCCTATGAGTTGCCAATGACAAGAGATTATCTTTTTCAAATTCAATTTTTGCAAGTAAACTCTCTTGCGTCTTCGGATCAACATTGTAAGTAAACTCGTAGCTATGGACATGTGAATTGTCAGAATAAAACTTAACTCTTTTTAATCTCCAATCCTCTTCGGTTAAATCCTTTTCTGTATATTCCTTTGTATAATCCGGCCTTGTTTCATAAGCGAATTTAATGTAACGTAGGCCACCAGCATAAGTGATTTTATCAGGATATAGTTGCCCTTTCCTTGAAATCCATTCAAACCGAACGGTTTCACCGTTCAAATCACGAATTTCAGATATTCCCCACGTTCTCACGCCGCCATTCAATGCAAAGAGTTGGGCGCCTGAGCCGCCAAACGTATACTGAACGCCCTCTTTATCGAAAGCCTTAAATTCCAATGGTCCTTTACCAGATTCTCCTTGAGGATAGAAGGTAAAAAAGGACTCATTTTTGGAATAAAATGTACTTCGATCTGCATTTCCTGAAACTAACTGACCCAATTCAGACGAGTAGAATTCATCTCCGGATGAATAATTCAGTCCGTAAGATGGGTCGCGTTTAATAAAAGGAATTCCAGATAAACTCCAACCTTTTCCCAAAAGACCATTGGGAGATCCAGAATTGTAGCCTAACTTTAATTCAGGGGCTAAATCAAAAGTCCCATCTGGAATTTCTAACGGTATTTCGAAAGTGGCATTCCCTCCATGATCCACATTGACCACTGGCATCGGCAATAGAAGTAGATTTGAAAATTGGAAATTGAATAAAAGTAAAAAAGAAGCGGATAGAATAACAATTGATAGAGAAAATTTTCGCATAACAAGATTTACCATTTTTTATGGTATTTCTTGCCAGTTTATATCATTCCAATATTTTCTGTCAATAAATACTCGTTAACTGATGAAATTAAATTTTAAATCAAAAAAACACATTACAATATTCTTATTTTTGTTATCATTAAATTTGAACTCTGTTCAAATTCAATTTTCGAATGGTAATGTTTATCACGCGTCTTTTATTTCAGATGATTCTCACCATTTGCTCGTTAGATATAGAGGAAAAGATTATAAAATACCTAAAAAAGAGATAGAAAGCTTTGATATGTCAAATAATACGAATATAGATTCATCATACTCGCTTTCGACGTTTAAATTAAAGAACGGCAGTAGGATACGTGGCTTAATTGCAGAAGAAAAAAAAGAAGAATTCGTAGTAAAAACAGAGTTAGGATTCTTAACGATTCTAAAATCAGAAATATTACCTCCTACACCCTCTAAATTAGAGAATCCCGATTTTCCTGAAGAGTATCTTTCCTTTGATAAAGAAAACAACCAAACAATTGTCGGTTTATCACTCTTTTTACTTCCAACTTACTCGCCATTATCCAAAAATCATCCAATGCTTGAAGGTGCTTCGTTCTTTGTGGAACCTGCCTTTTTAAAATGGAATTCAAATTGGCAAATGGGATTTAAGATGGAGCACTATCGCTCCAATGGTAACGGAGAAAGTTTTACAATTCAGACTGGAAATATCTATGGTCTTTACTCAAAGAAATTTAATAATCATGAACTATTAAACTTCTACAGTTCTTTGAGTATTGGTGTTGGTCAGGTAAATTATAGAACAAACGATGGTGATGTGTTTGGCGGTAGAAATAGTTCACTGGGATTCGATATTGGATGGCAAGGACTTAAATTTTCAAATTCCCTTATTCGAATTGGACTCAAAAACCAGTGTTTTATTGAGACCAAAGAACTTTTTTGTGGATCTGGGTTCGAGATCCAAGGCGGTTGGATTTTTTAATGAAAATAACTTTATCAATAATAACAATTTTAATAACCGCATTTTTCATAAGTTGTTCACAAAATCCAATAACAGGAGGAACTTTTAAAGATGAAATCAAAGTGGAGTGGGCAGGGGTCGGTGGGATAACCGAAACATCTGCAATAGTAACGTGGAAGTGTTCTTTCGAAGCGGTTGGGTTTTTACATACATCAGGATCAAATTTTTCACGTTTAGATACCACCATTCTAAAATCAGAAATTCATGCCCTACCTGTTTCCGGTTTAATAAACAATCAGAATTACCAAGCCATCCCTTCTTGCGGCGCATCGGAGCAAGGTTTGAGTTTTCCTATCGGATTTAAAACTGCTTCAAGTCTCAAGACAATTTATGAAAGAAGTATTTGGATTGTTGGTGGAACGGGAGTTGATAATAATCCAATCGGTCCGATTGATTATTATGATCCAATTACCAACACATGGTCACAAGCAGTGACCAGCATTCCAACACCACGGGTTAACGCACAAATTGTCAGTCATAATGGAAAAATATTTATTATTGGGGGAATGACTAAATCTGGTGGAACTTATTCAGTTAGTAGAATAGTAGAAACTTATGATCCCATTGCTGGCACTTGGCAACAATATGATGACATTCCGAACACTGTACAAGGTGGCATTGTTGGTTCAATAGGTGAAGAAATTTTTGTAATCGGTGGAACAACGAGCTTGGATATGACAACTGGAACCGTTCTAAATACTGTCTACCAATTTCGACCGGATGTAACTAACGGAGGTAATTGGTCGAACTACACGTCCAGTACTTCCATCTTCGGTAGAATTGATATGAGTGCTTGCACATATTCAGGAAGTATCATCTACTCTGGGGGACGTTTTTATCAGGACGGCTTGGCATATGCAACAACGGATGCATACACCCCTTCGCTAAATTCAACAACAGGAAAAATAGAAGCTTCAATATCTCTGGCTAGACACGGTGCTGCCGCTAGTTGTTACAGACCAAAACAAACTGACCGTTATAATACGGATCCACCTATCTATTTTATTGCTGGAGGTTCTACAGGAACGAATATTTCTCAACCAGTAACTTCCATTACACCTTCAAATAGATTTGAATTCATGGGGCTAACCGGCTCTTCTAACTTATTTACAACTGGATCAAATTTGCCAGAAAACTTATATGCGCCAGCAATGGAAATTGATTACGAAAATAGAATTTTATATTTATTCGGTGGAGCCACATCAATCAATTTACCAACTAACAAAGTAAGAACTTTAAATCTAGACAACCCAGGTTCGAACTCTTGGGTTGAGTTACCGTCACTTATGCCAAGGGCTAGATTTGGCCACCAAGCAATCATCTTAAATAGGTAATTTATGCGATTTTTACTTTTTATTTTATTATTTTTAAGTGTATCAATTAACTCAGAAGAGAAACTGGAAGAAGACATCCTACTTTACAGAAAATCAATTCGAGAGCATCAATTCGATAAAGCAGAAAGTATTCTTCGAAAACTTGGAAATGACGGTCTTTCTATTCCAAATCTCGAACTTCTAGAAACGGAATTTTGGATTGAAAAGGGCGAGTATTTATACCAAAACAAACAATTTAAATCGGCATTTCCTTTTTTCAAAGATGCTTATTTGCGATGGCGGACAAACCAACTTGTCAATGAACGCTACAAAGAACTAAATTCAAAAATTTTGACTGACGAAATTGTAGAAAACAAACAAGTAAAAAACAACATTGGGAACCAATCAAAAACAATCATCGATTTATCACCATTATCTGAGTCTATCAATCAACTAAACCAAAACTTATCTATGATTCGAGAGGAGATAAAAGAAAATAAAGACGAAATCAGATTGCTAACCAAACAAAATACAATATTTACGTATTTAATTGTTTTTAATATTTTTCTTTTAACTGCCTTATTTATTTTTACTAAAAAATAAATATTTCAAACATTGATGCCATCTGGTTTATTCGTAGTTAAGTCGCCTGCAGATCCCAAAAGTCCGCCAATTCAAGAAACCAAAATCAAATAAAAAAAAAGGAACTATTTTTCTATATTTAGCATTGAATCCCAAATAAAAAGCCGTTTCAATTTGTTTCATCCCCCAAAAATATTTCGTCTCATTTTCTGATTTACCTGGCTTAAACAACAGAAAGTTTATACTAAAAATGGACTCAAACGGATCACCCGATTATGCACAAATGGTTTTGGACAATTCAACAGATGCCATTGTCCTCATCGGACTTGATTATTCCGTTTTAGCCTTCAACCAAAGTTTACTCGACACACTCAAAGCCTACTCTGGAAGAATTATAAAAATCGGAGAGGATTATAGAAGTTTTGTCACAGAACAAGACAAAGAAGTTTTCCATGTCCTTGTACAAAAGGCAATCCTCGGAGAAACCACTTTAATTGAAAGACATTCGGACTACAAAGGTATTTCCATTTGGTTTGAATATAGAATGAGTCCCACTTACGATAGAGAAAAAAATCTTTTGGGAGTTTGTCTTCGTGCAAAAAATATAGATACAAGAAAAAAAATGGAGATTGCCCTTTCCGAAAGCGAACAAAAGTTCAGAAACTTAATTGAATCGGCACCTAACTCCATTTTGATTGTTGATACCTCTGGGAAAATTGTTCACTGTAATATAGAAACAGAAAATACTTTTGGATTCAAAAAAGAAGAACTAATCGACAAATCCGTTGAATGCCTCGTTCCCTCCCGATACCGATCAGGACACGATCTTTTGGTTGGTGATTATATAAAAAGTCCCAAACCAATCCGTATTGGAAAAAACCAAGTCACAACTGCTGTGAAAAAAGATGGAACGGAAATCTTTGTAGAAGTCAGTCTGAATGGCTTTAAAGTCAATCAAACCAACTACGTTTCTGCAATCATCGTAGACATTACAGAAAAAATCCAAACGGAAAACAAAATCAAAACTCAAATCCAAGAATTAAAAGAAATTGCAAGGATCCAATCTCACGAAATCCGAAGGCCACTTGCGAATATCTTAGGGCTTTTGGAACTTTTAGAATCAGGAATGACCGAAGAAAAAACGAGCGAAATCCATTCCTATTTACGAAAGTCAGCCAACGACTTAGATGTATTGGTTTGCGAAATTGTAAAAAGAACTTCCGTTAGTCTTTCCGATTGATTCAATCTAACGAAAAGACTGTGAAGATATTTTTATTTTGTAGTCCTTGTGAACACTCCGTCCCACCCTTCCGCTGGAGGATTCTGAAACAAAGCTTGGCATCTTTTGATGAGAAGATGGCTTGCGGCGTCTTTATATCCGTAAATTTTTGATACATTTTCAAAACAACTGATGGCTTTTTCCCATTCTCTCTGCGAATAAAATCGAAATCCCTCTTCATACATTTGTTCAGCTTCCAGAACCTGTGGTGTGAATTCCGAAACAGATGAAACCAAACTATAAATTTTGACAGGGGCTTCCTTACCCTTCACACGAATCCAATCCAAAAATCGGAAATGGAATTCGTCTTTACAAACAGATTCGATACTTTCAGAAACTAGGATGGACGTTCCATAATCTTTTGCAGCGGCTTCCAAACGTGCCGCCAAATTGACGGTATCTCCCATCATCGTATATGATGCCAAACTATCCGTTCCCATAAAACCAACCTTAGCTGGTCCACAGTTCAATCCAATCCGAAACTTCATCTCACGAGCTGTTTTGGTATAATCCATTTTTTCATTCCAAACGGAGCGTAAAACTTCGAGTTCACTCACCATTTCGAGAGCCGTTTTACAAGCAAGCCTTGGATGTTCTTTGTTTTGGATGGGAGCTCCAAAAATTCCGACGATGGCATCCCCAATGTATTTATCCAAAGTTCCAGAGTTAACTTTTAAAATTTTAGTCATTGCGGAAAGGTATTCATTGAGTAACCTTGCCAAGTCACTGGCGCTTAGTTCTTCACTGATACTTGAAAATCCAGCAACATCAGAAAAAAAGGCAGTGATTTCCCATTCACCTCCCTTTTTTAAGGATTCCAAGTTTTCGAGGGCTTCACTCACAACCCCAGGGTCTACCAAGTTTCGTAAAACATTATTAAACTTTCTTTTTTCTTTTCCTTCCGTATATGTGAGATAAGCAAAACCCATTAAATAAGAAAGAGGGAAGGCAATGATAAAAGGAGAACTCGCCAAAACCAAATCCATTCGATATAAAAAATAAAACAGACCAACAAACATCGATATAGCGAGAATTGGATAAATATTTCGTAAAAAATGCCACTGATTGACAAAAAGGATAATGACTCCAATGATAAGAATGAAAAGAGTAAATCCAATGCCCCAAACTTCAGGAAGTTCCTTTAACAAATGACCTTCGATCAAGTTTGAAGCAAATACTGCCTGGCCAATCACACCTGGAAAAAGACCAAATGGGGTCACCACATCATCATGGGTGGAAGCCGCAGAAGTTCCAATCAAAACAATTTTGTTCTCAAAAAGTGAAGGTGGCACTAAAAGTTTTTCAGGGTCTTCTACTTCGCTCGAATTGAGTTGGTTTAAGGACTCAATGATTCCAGCAGCCGAGTAACGAGGAATGTTCCGAATTTCTTCTTCAGTATAAAAATAGGCACGAACCAAACCATCTTTACCCAAAGGAATTTCTCTTCTTACGCCCTCTTTTTGAATGACAAAGTGACCATCTTTCCATTCGGTTGCGTACGATTTTCCCTCTACAAATGCTTGTAAGGCGAGAGTTGGGAAATGATTATTTTTCCAACGAATGAACGGGGCAAACCTACGAAGGATTCCATCACTATCAGGGATTACATTCACCACATGTAACATGGGGGCAGTAATCCCAACTTCTCCAATGGGAAAAGATGCATTTTCATAACGGGGAAACGGTGAATTCTCTGGTAAGGGAACATTGAACTTCTTCGCAAGTATCTCTTCGCCTTCCCGCGGGATCACAATCCCTCCATCCCGGAAATTTGCGGCATGTGAAATCTCACCTAAACTTTGATTGGCGGCAACCAGAGCTTCATCATAGTCAGACCTTTCTGTAAACATAATATCTATGATGGTGATTTTAGGAGGAGTGATGAGTTTGGTATATCCGATTAAAGTTGGATAAATATTCCTTTTCCAAGGCCACTGTCCTAACTCAGGATGATCTGCATATTTTGCAATGCTCTGTTCATCAATATCGATAATGACTATGTCTTTCGAAAACTTATGATGGGATGGAAGTAGATGAAAGAGCGAATCCGATAACTTTCGATTTAAAGTATTAGAAAAACCGAATAAAGAAATAAGCCCCAGAATGGTTCCTGGAATTAGAACCATCAGAAAAAATGGAAATAGGTATTTTTTTTGTTTCATGGTTTGAGTCTGGATTTGAATTCACTAAAACGGTCTTTGCCAGAGAATGAATTTTCAGGGGAAGAAATTGATTCAAAATATACTAATTTGGCAATACGGATGGTTGTATCAGGATGTGTTTTCTTTAGTGATTCCGTACCTTCAGCCTTGGAAATTGTATTTAAAAAATTAGAAAGGCCAACAGGAGAATATCCAGCTTGGCTTGTAAGACCAACTGCCGCTTCATCTGCTTCTAACTCTAATTTCATATCACGTCCCGTTTCAAAAAGTTGTTTTTCCATCTCATCAAGTAATGCGGAAGTGGCTGCATTCACAACTTCACCTCCTGGCGGTGAAAGTAATCCCGACAAAATATCCAAAAATAAATTAGATTGTTTGAACTCTCCGTTATGAAACAAAACAATGTGCCCCATTTCGTGACCAATGATTCCCGCAAGTTCTGATTCTGTTTGTATTTTTTTCAGAGTTCCTGTTGTTAAAAACACAAAACCACCGGGACAAGCAAAAGCATTGACTTCTTGCGATTCAATCACTCCCACTCTAAAACTTAGATCTTTCCTGGAAGATACGGAAGCCAAACGAGAAGCAATTGTGTTTAAATAACCTGTAAGTTCCGCATCTTTTACTACTGGATATTTTTTTAATAATCTAGCAGCGAGGGAACGCCCAACTTTTACTTCTGCTTTTGTCTCAGCCAAAATATCTAATTCAGAATTAGAAT of the Leptospira kanakyensis genome contains:
- a CDS encoding M48 family metalloprotease is translated as MRALSHTFLFLFLAQTLIAKGNVYVQSTKAKLLSQPKLSADGFPLQMGDVLAPVSEQGLFVQVRAENRSGWVSKLFVSPLPPGNQIKLGVTSNSSEAVVARQRASDFTKTAAARGLSETQKMRVRGEGDLYDFESLRWVESVPFPEQLSQPNQPNSKTENLNIGNSVYSNSELDILAETKAEVKVGRSLAARLLKKYPVVKDAELTGYLNTIASRLASVSSRKDLSFRVGVIESQEVNAFACPGGFVFLTTGTLKKIQTESELAGIIGHEMGHIVLFHNGEFKQSNLFLDILSGLLSPPGGEVVNAATSALLDEMEKQLFETGRDMKLELEADEAAVGLTSQAGYSPVGLSNFLNTISKAEGTESLKKTHPDTTIRIAKLVYFESISSPENSFSGKDRFSEFKSRLKP